One Manihot esculenta cultivar AM560-2 chromosome 18, M.esculenta_v8, whole genome shotgun sequence genomic window carries:
- the LOC110606292 gene encoding uncharacterized protein LOC110606292: protein MYYMPITPRLQRLYVSNATAKDMTWHANYGNDDDLMHHPSNSHAWKAFDNNWPHFSAEKRNVCLGLCTDGFQSFGQSGQQYSSWPVILTPYNLPPWLCMKGRTTCPYCMEDSDTFTLTRGGKQSWFDNHRKFLPPSHYFRRNKTAFRKNVSITKKAKQLISGEEILKQIDEWGFKRVIDEDAFEINFYLSKQCGWRKRSILWDLLYWKSNLIRHNLDVMHIEKNFFENIINTIMSIEGKTKDNAKSRADLNVICVRPELEIDQVTGRYPKACYTLDKQSKQVLCDWLKNLKFLDVYVSNMGRCIDMNKLKKFGMKSHDCNVFMQRIMPIAFRELLPSNVWQPLTELSNFFKELTSTAISESDMLRLHGEIPFIICKLERVFPPSFFDCMEHLPIHLAYEAWLAGPVQYRWMYPFERYLQRLKNNVRNKARVEGSICNAYLVEEATSFCAHYFEPYVQTRHQKVPRNVDISESTENYEGNLSIFIQSGRPIGKGTTRYLMEDEYKAAHIIYIDQVRSNDSLVNDSQIDIKLESKFSIWFNNFAHDSCSNISNKFIISLAKSPL from the exons ATGTATTACATGCCAATCACACCTAGACTACAGAGGTTGTACGTATCTAATGCTACAGCTAAGGATATGACTTGGCATGCCAATTATGGGAATGATGATGATTTAATGCATCATCCATCTAATTCGCATGCATGGAAAGCTTTTGATAACAATTGGCCTCATTTCAGTGCTGAGAAACGTAATGTCTGTCTAGGACTGTGTACCGATGGTTTTCAATCCTTTGGACAATCTGGTCAGCAATATTCATCATGGCCTGTCATATTGACGCCGTACAACTTACCCCCATGGTTATGCATGAAAG GACGGACCACTTGTCCTTATTGCATGGAAGATAGTGATACGTTCACATTGACAAGAGGAGGTAAGCAATCATGGTTTGATAATCATCGCAAATTTTTACCTCCTAGCCATTATTTTAGAAGAAACAAAACAGCTTTTAGGAAGAATGTATCTATTACTAAGAAAGCTAAACAACTAATTTCTGGTGAAGAAATACTGAAACAGATTGATGAATGGGGATTTAAGAGGGTTATAGATGAAGatgcatttgaaataaatttctaTCTATCAAAGCAATGCGGTTGGCGAAAAAGAAGTATCTTGTGGGATTTACTGTATTGGAAAAGTAATTTGATTCGGCACAATCTTGATGTAATGCATATTGAGAAAAATTTCTTTGAAAATATAATCAACACTATAATGAGTATTGAGGGAAAGACAAAGGATAATGCTAAGTCAAGGGCAGACCTAAATGTGATCTGTGTTCGGCCAGAGTTGGAAATTGATCAAGTCACTGGGAGATATCCCAAAGCTTGTTATACTCTAGATAAGCAAAGTAAGCAAGTTTTATGTGATTGGCTAAAAAATCTCAAGTTTCTCGATGTATATGTTTCCAATATGGGGCGATGTATTGATATGAATAAGCTGAAGAAGTTTGGTATGAAGAGTCATGATTGTAATGTCTTCATGCAGCGGATTATGCCAATTGCATTTCGTGAGTTGCTTCCTTCGAATGTTTGGCAGCCCTTAACAGAGTTGagtaatttttttaaggaaTTAACATCTACCGCTATAAGTGAGAGTGACATGTTGCGGTTGCATGGTGAAATTCCTTTCATCATATGTAAGCTTGAGCGTGTTTTCCCTCCAAGCTTCTTTGATTGTATGGAACACCTCCCCATCCATCTAGCATATGAAGCATGGCTGGCAGGTCCAGTGCAATATCGATGGATGTATCCTTTTGAACG atatcTGCAACGGCTTAAGAATAATGTCAGAAATAAAGCTAGAGTCGAGGGATCAATATGTAATGCGTACCTAGTAGAAGAAGCAACTTCATTTTGTGCACATTACTTTGAGCCGTATGTCCAAACTAGACATCAAAAAGTGCCAAGAAATGTTGACATTTCAGAAAGTACTGAAAATTATGAAGGCAATCTATCAATTTTCATACAGTCTGGTCGACCAATAGGAAAAGGGACAACCCGATatcttatggaggatgagtatAAAGCAGCACACAT CATTTACATTGATCAAGTACGCTCAAATGATTCGTTAGTTAATGATTCTCAGATTGACATCAAATTGGAAAGTAAATTCTCTATATGGTTCAACAATTTTGCTCATGATTCGTGCAGTAATATATCCAACAAGTTTATCATATCGCTTGCAAAGAGTCCATTATGA